In Pleurocapsa sp. PCC 7319, the following are encoded in one genomic region:
- a CDS encoding GIN domain-containing protein: MKSKTILSLIGFPLASLVIFFVLTNSRPIINLSAANMEQKVMLNKETRQVENFDSINIQGDYSIEIVCQEEPSIELQSFKDILTLVQTEVRDNTLFIFPKSKIPNDEDIKIKISAINLNNIYALGANNIRVNNLKNEQTNINLNGSSNSKIFGKTGELNVTISGQANFDAQKFASQKVKLDLSGSVMIQVQANEKLDIAMNGAGAIYYHGNPKIATRNIKGPVIIKQK, encoded by the coding sequence ATGAAAAGTAAAACCATACTGTCTCTTATAGGATTCCCTCTAGCTTCATTAGTTATATTTTTTGTACTAACAAATAGTAGACCAATTATTAATTTGAGTGCAGCTAACATGGAACAAAAAGTTATGTTAAACAAAGAGACTAGACAAGTTGAAAACTTTGATTCAATTAACATTCAGGGAGACTATAGTATCGAAATTGTTTGCCAAGAAGAGCCAAGTATTGAACTCCAAAGCTTTAAAGATATTTTGACATTAGTTCAAACAGAAGTAAGGGATAATACTTTATTTATTTTTCCCAAAAGTAAAATTCCTAATGATGAAGATATTAAAATTAAAATCTCAGCTATTAACTTAAACAACATTTATGCTTTAGGCGCCAATAATATCCGAGTAAATAACCTCAAAAATGAGCAGACAAATATTAATTTAAATGGTAGTTCTAACTCTAAGATATTTGGAAAAACCGGAGAACTAAATGTAACGATATCCGGTCAAGCAAACTTTGATGCCCAGAAATTTGCATCACAGAAAGTTAAGCTTGATTTGTCTGGGTCTGTAATGATACAAGTTCAAGCAAATGAGAAACTCGATATAGCGATGAATGGTGCGGGAGCTATTTATTATCATGGCAATCCTAAGATAGCAACTAGGAATATAAAGGGACCAGTCATTATCAAACAAAAATGA
- a CDS encoding pentapeptide repeat-containing protein, whose translation MKANELLKKYAAGERNFQRLNLKGQSFKRKDLSGADFSEADLRSTNFTGANLRGAKFTGAKCGLQKRWAALLTILSWLLAVISGLFSIFAGAFISLIFDSDLTNQIAGCVSLLVLVIFLIAIIPQGIRAVAVAVAVAVAVAVAGAFAFAFAGAVAVAVAVAVAVAVAGAGAGAVAGAVAVAVAGAGAGAGAVAVAVAGAVAGAGAGAGAVAGAGAGAGAVAVAGAGAGAVAVAGAGVFIGWRALKGDARDAWVRSFAIAFAATRGTSFRGADLTDANFTGARLKSTDLRKATLTRVRWYGAKMLDRVRPGDTYLKSTQVRQWLIGKGIDKNFDGQKLQGINLQGAELTDASFIDANLSEANLQDADLSRAKLVQTQLDKTDFTGATLTGAFIEDWGITSNTVLNGVRCEYVFMRLPTDKDPDPYRKPDNRLEVFADGDFGDFIQPVFDTLDLYHNQGVDPRAIAISFKELAENNPDAELEIVAMERKGADKLLLRAKTSAKADKSQLSADYFETYNELKALAAVEVAQLMEEKDDRIASLENMVDTALKRPGFYASNYHQQGDNNMAGDRNIENIKGDYVEDQKTDQSRNLNISGGTVNASGAGAFSLGDINGTVANAINQLPSSSNPEEPGIKDLLTEIQAAIDDPQLSEDDQKQVLEQLQILAEAGQNPQAETMQKKAERAVGFLEVIAKGVEPASKLAKACAKVLPKILAFFV comes from the coding sequence ATGAAAGCCAATGAACTTTTGAAGAAATATGCAGCAGGGGAAAGGAATTTTCAGCGTCTAAATCTAAAAGGACAATCTTTTAAGAGAAAAGACCTTTCAGGAGCAGATTTTAGTGAGGCGGATCTTCGCAGTACTAACTTTACAGGTGCAAATCTCAGAGGGGCTAAATTTACTGGTGCGAAGTGTGGACTACAAAAACGTTGGGCAGCACTCTTAACTATTCTTTCCTGGCTACTAGCAGTCATATCAGGATTGTTCTCAATATTTGCTGGTGCTTTTATTTCACTAATTTTTGACTCCGACTTAACTAATCAAATTGCAGGTTGTGTTAGTTTACTAGTACTAGTTATATTTCTGATTGCAATTATACCCCAAGGAATAAGAGCAGTAGCAGTAGCAGTAGCAGTAGCAGTAGCAGTAGCAGTAGCAGGAGCATTCGCATTCGCATTCGCAGGAGCAGTAGCAGTAGCAGTAGCAGTAGCAGTAGCAGTAGCAGTAGCAGGAGCAGGAGCAGGAGCAGTAGCAGGAGCAGTAGCAGTAGCAGTAGCAGGAGCAGGAGCAGGAGCAGGAGCAGTAGCAGTAGCAGTAGCAGGAGCAGTAGCAGGAGCAGGAGCAGGAGCAGGAGCAGTAGCAGGAGCAGGAGCAGGAGCAGGAGCAGTAGCAGTAGCAGGAGCAGGAGCAGGAGCAGTAGCAGTAGCAGGAGCAGGAGTATTTATTGGTTGGCGTGCTTTGAAAGGTGATGCCAGAGATGCTTGGGTGCGTTCTTTTGCCATTGCTTTTGCTGCTACGCGGGGTACGAGTTTTCGAGGTGCCGATTTAACTGATGCTAATTTCACAGGAGCTAGATTAAAAAGCACAGATCTCAGAAAAGCTACCCTAACTCGTGTTCGTTGGTATGGGGCGAAAATGCTAGATCGGGTGCGCCCTGGAGATACTTATCTAAAAAGCACTCAAGTAAGGCAATGGCTGATTGGTAAAGGAATTGACAAGAATTTTGATGGTCAAAAGTTACAGGGTATTAATCTTCAAGGAGCAGAGCTGACAGATGCTAGCTTTATTGATGCCAATTTAAGTGAGGCTAATCTACAGGATGCAGATTTATCCAGAGCCAAACTGGTACAGACGCAGTTAGATAAAACGGACTTTACAGGAGCTACTCTCACAGGAGCTTTTATTGAAGATTGGGGCATCACCTCAAATACTGTATTGAATGGGGTGAGATGCGAATATGTCTTTATGCGTCTGCCGACTGACAAAGACCCCGATCCATATCGCAAACCTGACAATCGGTTAGAAGTGTTTGCAGACGGTGACTTTGGCGATTTTATCCAGCCTGTTTTTGATACCCTCGATCTCTATCACAATCAAGGAGTAGACCCAAGGGCGATCGCAATATCTTTTAAGGAATTGGCGGAGAACAATCCCGATGCGGAACTGGAAATAGTAGCAATGGAAAGAAAGGGTGCAGATAAATTGCTGCTTAGAGCTAAAACATCTGCAAAAGCTGATAAGTCCCAACTGAGTGCTGATTATTTTGAGACTTACAATGAACTTAAAGCTTTAGCAGCAGTAGAAGTTGCCCAACTAATGGAAGAAAAGGACGACCGTATTGCCAGTTTAGAAAATATGGTCGATACGGCACTAAAACGCCCTGGCTTCTATGCTTCAAACTATCATCAACAAGGAGATAATAATATGGCAGGCGATCGCAATATTGAAAATATTAAAGGGGATTATGTTGAAGACCAGAAAACTGACCAAAGCCGAAACCTAAATATTTCAGGTGGAACTGTTAATGCTAGTGGTGCAGGAGCATTCAGTTTAGGGGATATTAACGGTACTGTTGCTAATGCCATTAACCAGCTACCATCTTCATCTAATCCAGAGGAACCAGGTATCAAAGATTTATTGACTGAAATTCAAGCAGCAATTGACGATCCTCAATTGTCTGAAGATGATCAAAAGCAAGTTCTAGAACAGTTACAAATACTGGCGGAAGCAGGACAAAATCCGCAAGCTGAAACTATGCAGAAAAAAGCTGAACGGGCAGTAGGTTTTTTAGAAGTAATAGCCAAAGGAGTAGAACCAGCTTCAAAATTAGCTAAAGCTTGTGCCAAAGTTCTACCTAAAATTCTCGCCTTCTTTGTGTAA